Part of the Anomaloglossus baeobatrachus isolate aAnoBae1 chromosome 1, aAnoBae1.hap1, whole genome shotgun sequence genome, AACTTGCATCACACTCAGTACCAAGGCGCTTGGTTGATAGAAACACATTGCCGGGTAATACCAAATGTCTCCCAAAATAAGGCAAATGTTCACTTACAAATTCAAGGAATTTCGTCCCTCCCCCTCTGCTTTCCCGACTACAATTAGGAGCATGTGCAAGGCATTCTTCTAATGACAGGACTACAAGATCACTAAATCACAAGACCACTTATGGTGGTCCTGGCTATTTGTTAAaaagaaccggtcaccagatttggtgactataagctgcggccaccatcagtgggctcttataaacagcattctaacatgctgtatgtaagagcaaaGGCcgatgtgtagaacataaaaattactttataatgctcacctaatgTGGGCGGTGCggcgcagactggtcggatgggggtctcagttctccggtaccggcgcctcctcttttggacaTCTTTCTCCCCCTTCctctgaagcctgggtacatgacgcgtcctacgtcatgcacactggccggcattgaggttctgcgcaagcgcactacaatactttgatctgccctgctcaggacagatcaaagagcGCGCCTGtggaggacctcaatgccggcaagtgtagatgacgtaggacgcgtcatgcacccagtttcctcccacactccaaaaatcatacagatagggaatttagattgtgagccccaatggggacagtgttgccaatgtatctaaagcgctgtggaatcaatagtgctATAGAAGAGAATAAATAATAttttatgatgatgatgatgataataataatatagctATATATTCAAACTTAAAAAGAACAAAAGATTTATTAAATACAGCTGATTTAGTCAATATGTCCTTTTCTGATGATTGCCATGTTCATAACTTTAAAAGGGAAGCTATTCTCAGCTTGTCTTTCGGCTGGGTTTGGTTCTCAAGCGCCATCCCTATCACTTAAATGATGCCGAGCTCCAATATTAAAACACGTCCCACGGACACAAGAGGCCAGATTTCCGCAACTAATCCATCAAGTTCTTATTTCAGACAACTCCTTGACGCCAACAATCACAAATTCCGGTTACAGTACCAGTGGGTACTTTAGGATTAGAGATAACTTTCCTATATTATAATAAACTACAGCATTAAAGACCTTTCTGACGTAGACAGAACTTACATGTACAGATATACAAGTAAACGTTTCTTGTAATGATCGTGGTTATTGTATCTAGAGTTATAATACTGAGTTGTGTGCGGTGAAGGACGGCTATTTACAGGGATGCTCCATTTCGTATTGATGTTGATGCTATAATTTATAATTTAATAATTAGCATATTTTTAATACATCTTTGCTAAAAGCTACCTGGTGTTGTcagatttctttatttttaaaataaaattcTACAATCCCAATTCCCAAAACTCTTGTATTGGGCTTAAAGCGGTTCAGTTATGGGGCACTTAGAGGAGCAAATTATCTGATCCTACGAACACTCATTAAATTTATTAGTGATTGTTTGGTCCCCATCATCATTGATCGTCCTGTACAAGCTCCTAACTGCTTGAAATCAGCTTGCGTAAATGCACCATTAGTATTAATGGAGTATTCGGACATACAAAATAATCACCTAGAATGGGCAGCAATTGTTAAATTGGGTTTGCCTCCACTGTTGGGGTCCCCACCAAACCGAGCAACAAAACTTGTCCTGACTGCAAGATTTTGACTGGGAGGAGTGGGATGTAGGTGCTGATTGAAGTGGCAGAGCGCATGCGCCATTGGTGAACAGACAGCTTTTGTTCGCGGGTTATGTAATAATGTAAACCAGCCTCAACATACTAAAAATCTGCAAAATTGAAAagagcttgtaaaaacaagcaactttgcaatttatgcCTTCTGAAAAATAACCTCAGATTTCAAGAAAAGAATTTTAACGCTATTGTTTAATGCTCCTAAGCGTACCTTTCCGGTCAGCTTTGCGATCTATCAAAGACAACCAATCTTCTAGGCAAGAAGCTCGGCGCTTTTGCTTTACAGCCTGAAAGTGCTACTCTGAAGCTAACCAGATCCTTGGACTCCTACGATGTTGAAGAAGCAAAGGAATGGAGAAGCAAATATAGCTGGCCATTAGTATAACCATGCCATCTATCCAAAAAGTTGATTTTCACGAGCGTGCATCCTCAGGCAGGAGAGCGGGTATGATTCTGAACATTCTTAAAGGAGAACAagccgttaaagggaatctgtcaggtggttTTGTAGTACAATCCTTTAAATAGTGCTTAAAGAgatctttcaggatcagtaagtttattGCTCTACCTCATCCTGTTATGttgctgtaagctccatagaattcaatgTCTTGTGCACgcaagtcaagtgtatgtaaataaaaTTTGCATATTCACAACTCCATGCACCCACCTTCCAGTGCATTCACTGGAGGGAGTACGGGTGGGGGAAACAATGCAAATTCAGTTCATATTTACTTTCCCTGATGCCAGCACTGAAAGGTGGGAGGGAGAAGGAGGGAACATGCAGTTTGTATTTGCATATGTTTGACTAGTTACTAcatcacactgaattctatggagtttacaacaagataacaggataatgtaGAGCAATAAAACCTAGTGATCATGAAAGTTCTCCCTATTTAAAGAGAACATTAGTATtgcactagaaaatcacctgacaaattccctttaattttgAAAAAAAAGTGTCTGCTGCAGACACAGCCAATGAATAAGAGTGGCATTTGTTTATGTAAAGGGTTCGggggggtgtaaaaaaaaaaaaagaaaaacacagacCTATTTTTATAATGCTAAAGGTGCTAATCAGCCAGACCTAAAGCATGGCCTATAGGCGGCAAGATAATGACATTCTAACAATACTAACAAACACATACCAATACAGGATCAGTGATCAGCAGTTTACGGACAGGTTTCAAGTAGcaaaaactttttttattcttttttttttttacacctgtaTAGAACGTTATAATAGATGAACTCCCGTGTTAAAATTGGTGAATAGGTGTCAATACTTTGTCCAATCTAAAACTTGAGCAAATGAAAATGAAATCCATAGAATGAAGACACCAAACCGCTGTTAAACTGAAGTGCATGTGCCATTACAATAAAACTAGTGCAAAAAAGTGCAATGGCATTCTCTCTCCATGGCACCAAACAAGAGAAGGCAGATAACTGAAAGCCTCTGAATTGGTGCCAAGAGTAAACACCCCTGTTTTTTCCCTGCACTATTTATTTTGACATGACCCCCTTTGTGAAGGCAATCGGCAAAGTGCGGAAGTAAAAAGCTACAAGAGGAGCTTTCTTTGGTTTTTGGAGGTCACTAGTGACGTTCtcacacagcagacagaaaaggGGAAAAGAAAAAATCAAAAGCAAATTTTATGGCAATGTGGACATTGAGCCTCCAGTCGTGCTCGATCTTGACATGTCTGGAGGAGGGAGTCAGTTTGGCCAGGCAATTTAGGCAGCCGATAGCCTTGAGCTCAAACACCGGCCACTTGCTTCCTAGACGTCCCTCGAGGATGGTGCTAAATTCTATGATACTCCCCTGCCGTAAGCTTAACAACACAGTTTTGAACTCGTTGCTCGCTTTTAGAACAATATCTTTCGTAACATCGTCTTCTTCCAGGGTTCGGTTCCCATTTTTATTGTTTAAAGGCATGCCAACCGAGATTTCAaatttgtaccggtcaaatttctTCATATGGCATGCAAATTTGGACAAGAACTTGAGCCGGCAAAGTTCCTCCTCTTCCATGGTGACATTCTGCGGATCACAGAGTGGGTAGGCTTCTCCGTACAAGCATCTCATCCAGTCTCCAATGTAAAGAGGAAGCATGTTTACGGCAGATTCGGCACTGTTGTCGATTTCTGTGACACGGACATATTTGAATCTGCCTGTCCAGGTCACCCTATGACCTTCCAAATGGCTGCATAAAATTTGTGTCCTTGCCATGTTGGTCTCTTTCCATGCCCTTGGACCACACAAAAAGCTATACTGCTGCCAGGTTAGCGTGGAGTTGTACACTTTCATCCCTTCTGAACGGTAGACGTATACCCAACAAAACATGAAGATGGCGGTGATCCATACCAATATCAACTTGACAATGGAGCTTTTCGTAAGAGATTTAAACATTTCTACAGCCGAGTAATTGGCTTTCGACCACCAACGAAGACCTATCGGAACGGTACACAAAACGAGGGTTACCACAATCTTGGTCAATTCTAAGGTCAAAAACCACTTAATGAAATGGACAACGCATATGACGGCAATGCCCACTAGGAGAATGGGAAGCGCAAAGATGAAGAAAAAGTAACCAATGGATGCACGGATAAGGCCAATGGTGGTAGATTCTCGAAGAATCACAACCGAAAGCTCACACCACATGAAGCAAACCAAGTACGGGACAAGATAACAATACACACCCTTAAAATTCCTCAACTGAGCCATCCTAAAGAAGAGGTAAAATAAGTAGATGAAGAAAATGCAAGGGATGCTAATGTGAAACACAATGAAGTGCCCAACTGGCACAGCAAAGAAGGTTTTGCTAAGTAAACTGATATAGGGCACAGAATCTGGCAACACTCCTACGAAGGTGAGCGCTCCGGCTGCAATTTCAGTTATTAAAGCCCTCCGAGTGTAAGGTTCTGCACTCGTGCTCAAACTCAAGTAGCTGGTAATAGTAAAGAAGATGGATACGATCGCCAGCTCGGAGCAGGGAATCCAGTGTCGGTCTGATATGGGAAATGAGAAGATGACAAAAAATACAGAAATCAAGAAATATAAATAGGGTTCGAGGTGGTTCCAACCAAAGTTCACTTCGGCTTGCTCAACGTCCAGATTCGGTTCAAAGCGAAGCAGAAGATCCGTGAGAGCTCGAAAGTTCTCCCAAGCTTTGCTGTCCTGGAAAACCTTCAGAGTGCAAATCACCATAGAAATAAAGGACAAGTAGAAGATGACTAGAGGGATGAAGAAGGCAAAAAAGTCTATGGTGAGGTTACTGATGATGAAGAAAAAAATGAGTGCATTGATGTGATGTGTAGGCATAATGGTGGACAGCCAGTGCATCCCGGCCTTGGAGGCCATGTCTATCAGATATTCTTTTAACTCCATGATGACATGTAGTGGATACTTCACAATCTAGAAAAAAGATAAAGAGGTTGCAAGTTATTAATGTGAAATATATTATGAACCCATTAAAACATAAGACTGTTCATTTTATATTTCTATTTCATAAGTCAATAGTACACGAAAATAAAAAGCTTTGTGACAAATCTGCTTTTTTCCTCCTCTTACTCCCAAACTCATAATGAAATCTGCATTTAGTGAAGACGGGTTTTACCATTATGGAGATAAGTTGGTGCTTTTAAATTCTACGGAGAAGAGAatcgggaggagctagagacagacagaaattctgctgcaagttctcctacaaAACTCCATAGAACTAACGGATTTTTTTAGGTactagttataaaaaaaaatataaaataaatataatataatatatacagtgcctacaagtagtattcaaccccctgcagatttagcaggtttacacattcggaattaactttgcattgtgacatttggactgtagaagcctggaagtgtgaaatgcactgcagcaaaaaagaatgttatttctttttttttttttttttttttaaattgtgaaaagtttattcagagggtcatttattattcaacccctcaaaccaccagaattctgtttggttcccctaaagtattaagaagtatttcaggcacaaagaacaatgagcttcacatgtttggattaattatctctttttccagccttttctgactaattaagaccctccccaaacttgtgaacagcactcatacttggtcaacatgggaaagacaaaaggagcattccaaggccatcagagacaagatcgtggagggtcacaaggctggcaaggggtacaaaaccctttccaaggagttgggcctacctgtctccactgttgggagcatcatccggaagagaaaggcttatggaactactgttagccttccacggcctggacagcctttgaaagtttccacccgtgccaaggccaggcttgtccgaagagtcaaggctaacccaaggacaacaaggaaggagctccgggaagatctcatggcagtggggacattggtttcagtcaataccataagtaacgtactccaccgcaatggtctccgttccagacgagcctgtaaggtacctttactttcaaagcgtcttgtcaaggctcgtctacagtttgctcatgatcacttggaggactcagacagactggttcaaggttctctggtctgatgagaccaagatcgagatctttggtgccaaccacacacgtgacgtttggagactggatggcactgcatacgaccccaagaataccatccctacagtcaagcatggtggtggcagcatcatgctgtggggctgtttctcagccaaggggcctggccatctggtccgcatccatgggaagatggatagcacggcctacctggagatttaagCCAAggacctccatcaaggatcttaagatgggtcgtcatttcatcttccaacaagacaacgacccaaagcacacagccaagaaaaccaaggcctggttcaagagggaaaaaatcaaggtgttgcagtggcctagtcagtctcctgaccttaacccaattgaaaacttgtggaaggagctcaagattaaagtccacatgagacacccaaagaacctagataacttggagaagatctgcatggaggagtgggccaagataactccagagacctgtgccggcctgatcaggtcttataaaagacgattattagctgtaattgcaaacaagcgttattccacaaaatattaaacctaggggttgaataataattgacccacacttttatcttgaaaatttattaaaatttaactgagcaacataacttgttggtttgtaagatttatgcatctgttaataaatcctgctcttgtttgaagtttgcaggctctaacttatttgcatcttatcaaacctgctaaatctgcagggggttgaatactacttgtaggcactgtataaaatcACATTGGGATTCTCCTCCATCTTCCTTGCATAAAACAGAGTTTTCTCTCTCTGCAACACTATCCTCCCTAGACAGAACAATGTTTTGCAGTTATAGGAGGACTCAGAATTTATCAATAGATTAAATGGACAGATCAGTTTTCACCTAAAAGCGTATCTGCCTCTACTCAAAACGTACAATGGTAAAAACACCAAATTATTTTTTGCCTAGAATAATTCCTACAAATCTCCAACAATCCATCATGATTAAAGGGAACTTGTGAGgtccaatttgcacccagaaccacaagcagttctgggtgcatattgctaatccctgcctaactgtcccagcatctagtagcatagataaaagagatctttagaaaaactagtcacaagggcgttagttcccccgacttgtccgccctcttagtatgttagcacgcccactgTGGCATGCTaagatgctattcaatgcagcgtcctcATCAGACACCCTGTTTAGGGTCAGAGCTCATGATCAGAAGCCCGGTCAAGTGTAATaggcctctctgaagccgggacgtgtacacccggcttcataatgcgCAGGGCCGGCAGTGCGGGGACTTTTGATCATGCGTACGAAGCCTAAACAAGGCTTCTGAggaggtgacaacggacacaggtacgtgcatcaccgcagttgacaatgggcattgaatagcatgttatcatattagcatgcccacaggggtgtgctaagagggcagactagtaggGGAaccaacgcccttgtgactagtccctgctttcattagcatatcataaaggatctttagaaatactttttctaaagctctctatctatgctagacatacagggacgattaggcagggattaacaatatacaCCCACAACTGCTTGAGGTTCTGGGGGCattttgcatctgacaggttccttttaattctACAGTTAgcaagtagaagaaaaaaaaaatcccagagaGTGGAAGTAAAGATAATGTTACTGTTTAAGTCCGGTTTTTAGGttacatatatatatgttttaaaaaAGACTTGACAATATTCTCAGTTTTCATGTCATGatgttaaaatacaataaaaaaaaaacaaaaaacaaaaacaccaaaaaataatcaactgaaatgttgcaatttttatACTGGTCACTGGACTCGCACTTCCCTTTCTGTAAATAtagcttttcagcagtctcattatcgtcAGAGACATGATTACAATCATACAGTGTTAATCCTCTGATACCTCCGGCTATTTATTATAGAGGatatcacagttcacctcctcccaCTCCCTTCACAATCACTTCCAAATTAGAGATTGCTCAGATTAGAAGCTCTAACGGCTTCTACACAAAAGATTGTCTTCTCCGACACGATCTATTGCTGCTAATGTCAATGTGCCCAACAAGAAGGAGTCTAAGGTAAAGCCTAGCAAAGCTTGATTTAAGCAATAGCTCATTTTATGAGGACACATTCCTTTAAAGTTCAAAGCCGCTACATAGCATCACCCGGCTAGAATCCCTCTATAATTGGGGGATACACTAATTATTGGAATGTGCACTCTTGTGACGTAAGGATGAAGGTTTCTCTCCAGTCTTTACATGTCACAGTAAGTGTAGGTTTTGTAATCCTATAGAACATTTGCGTTACCTTTTGTCGGAGAGGCAGCTCCTCCGGGCTCTTTCCTGCAAACTCGTCATCTTCATTATCGTCGAGGAACAAGTGTGACGGTACAATGCCCTTGGCATATTTTTTTGTAATTTCTACAAAATCATCCACAGCAATGAAGCTCTTGGCtgtggaaaaaataataaaaataagttAAATGTAAATGTGAATCCCATAGTAATGCAGTACATGTAAAGATACAAAAGTTCACTTGGCTCCGTTAACCCCATCCTTTGAATATAGTGGTGAATTGAATATTCAGCAGTGGCCACAGACCCAGGGCCAGCAGCCAAGAGGCCATCAGCTTAGGAGTTAGACTCTGTTTaaacacagaatgactgttcaaaccaaacacAGCCTTGGCATAGCAACAGTTGTCACACAAAGTTTTGCTTACTCGCCGAgtatcatggcggcatcagacactgttcacactacagattctgacactccatgctatgtgttttctctggtgcgtctaagttacacaggcaggctcgggtgtcgaccagatgtgtgctcattaatggtcaggctagcaagagttaacctctgctagcctggtagttacctctgggatcacatgttggtggaaacctatcacatttactgcccgcatttttaagatggtggaatttgtctgcccatgccgactatagcttattgcagtgttggtctgtgtgctggtgtgtcccagtcctgctgctgACTATTGCATGGTGCTTGGAGGTGTAGTTGAATTCTCTCGCCATCGTGTAGTTGAATTCTCTCGCCATCGTGTGGTTTCCTCTctgctcctattttcctccttacctgttattgtcttatacctttgtatGAACATGCTGTGAGATATTTTTGGTTTCACTTGTTTTTCTCGCTCTGTTGGTGTTATCACattcctgtcctggccctctcctggggtAGGGGTGAAAGATCAGTGCTGTTGAGGAACAGGGTCAGGTAAGAGGCTCAGACAACCTCACCTTCAGTGGTAACTccgagataagggatagctagggcccctctagtctgagggccagtctaagagCCCTGGTACTCTGCTTTTCCCAATCATTGTGTCAACAGTCCTGTGGAACAGTCCAGTGAACCTGcttgatttatatatttttatctcTAGCTTTTGTCAACAATTAAGTAAGATAAGGGACTAGATAGATGAGAGGGTAGGTGGAAAGATACATAAGTGTTTGGTGTGAACATTCATTCTATGCCGACAGAGCATTGCCATTCTTCTTGGTGGTTAAACGACTGCCAATTGGGTACAAAGAACCAGTCATTTAAAAAAGAATCCTTCAGCAGGTTTTTACCCCCAAAACTATACGCGTCTATCTTTTTCATACTAGGAAGTTGTTAGTCAGGTAGGAGGAGGTGGCTCTGAGTAGGGATTAGAGCTGGAGTGATGGAGGATTTAAATCTACCATAGTCCCTCATCCATATTTACATACCAGTTGAAAAGCCAATTTCTGAGTAATGGACACGTCATGTAAAAGGTATTGGGGGACTTATCTTTGAAAAAGATACACGCACATATAAGTTTTGGTGTAAACGTTTGCTGACATATTCCTCTTACACATACTGACCACACAACAATGTGCACAGAATGATCCGTAATAGACCGTTCTGTGAAGATAAACTGCTGTGgttctcagcagcacatgtcctgtttacacagtgtggatgtgctgccgagaacgataTCACTGACATCTGCTGAGCATGTATGGCGTAAGTCAGTAGTGGGTGTATGCTGTATAGTCAGCAGATAATAGCTGGCTTTTGGTCGTGCTATTCTATGCGCCCATCAGCACTGCCATGACACGATAGCAGGGTGATGATGGATTGccatgacagctgggggtctgtTGAAGACGCTGGTTATCAGGAAGCTCCTTTGAAACACCGCttgtggccgggcttcaaaggaaagcatgatttttactatatgcagcaatgctgTCACAATCACATGTTCAAGGCCCCTAAGGGGACTAAAatacagagaagaaaaaaaaaaaagaaggtttaAAAGTAAAAAACAGAAAAACATGTTTGAATTACCCATTTCTCCCCCatctccattaaaaaaaaaaaattcacaaactttTTTTGCCACCGAAACAAAAAGGTTTGGAGAAGTTTTGAATGGTCCTAATCGTACTAATGAGGAGAATCATATCATATCGCCAGGACATATTTATCACACAATGTACTCTGCAAAAAACAATGCAAAATTTACCACATTTGGAATTAAATTTTCCAATTTTTCAGTACATGCGGTAAAATGAATGGAGCCATTCAAAAGAACAACACCTCCCGCAAAAACAGCCATTATACGTCTATGTGAGTAGCAAAGCACagaaaagttatggctcctggaagaagcaaattaatgcaaaaatggaaattggccatgttgggaaggggttaagagAGCATAAAATGTTTCGGTGATTTTGCTTAGTCCTGATATTTGGGCAGTGTAAATCCTCCGTAAGTGCTATTATTGTGATGTGAAAGCATCTAAGTAACAATAGCTCAGCTGTGAAGCGTGCGAGGCAGAAAAATTACCTCTCCTGATGTGCATCACTCACTACTCTGGAAGATGTACCAGCATCCTCAATGCCAAGCATCTTCCAGAATAGTGTAAGCACTGGTCACCAGAGGCTTGAGCAGGGGGGAGGCGTTTTAATTTATACCACCACTTGACATGAGTCCTAAAAGCTCAGCCTTGTCCCTTTCCTGTGTTTGTAGgccaactggctgcagcaggagcctccccctttTAAAAAATAAACCACACCCCTCTCCTATCTCCCAGCAGAATATAGACAAGATCACTAATAAATTAAGCCATGTTTCGTGCAGATTTCTGTATATTCCTGACGCAAATCCAACAGATGAGGGGATAATGAGCTCCCGTTTGCAGCCATCATTCATTTCTATGTGTATTGTTCCTTTAAAGGGCGATGAATATTTCCTGCCATTTCCCGAGATACCTGCTGCCCGATCATCATCATGGATACAACTGAGCCTGATTCAATAATCACTTGTCTGTTTCATATTAACGGCTACAAATATTTGGGCGGACGGGACTTTTATTTTCTACTGCAATTTCGGATTTTCATCTGAACAGTGAATGATCCTTCGATAACGTTAAATGTTCTATGCATCAAATGTATGTATTCTTCAAGCTGAAAAactaaaacaaaacaataaaaaaatcataGTAAACCTAAAAGCATTTCACACAGCTGCTCTGTTAATTGACTTTCAGCTCTTGATTGGAAAATCCCCCCCCCATATAAACCCACATGCCCTAAGATGACACCCCATTAACcttgttgttaaccccttcaagactgGTTGGTCATTTCTTTCCAGTGCCATCACTATTTTTCCGTTGACATTACTTTTTTTGGGGGGTACACAAGTTGTACCTGTGAACAATATTAAATTTAACATacaatctacaaaaaaaaaaaaaaatatatagaatttcCACACATCCTGCGCAAGAGAACGAtactgtaatctaatatataaagctgtgttcgTGCGAGCGTGCGtgcgtgtccgggattggcatctgcaccgtcgcagctacagccacaaaattttgcacactcacacgtctggaccccgagagcgacataggctatgttgtgaggcgaaattttaaccccgcgcgttccaatttaccaatcaattttgcccctatctacataatggggaaaaagtgaaacgaaaagtgtatccgcaccgtcgcatttacaatcacgaaattttgcacagacacctcatgtgacccagggaacgtcagactgttttgacaggaaaatttaaccctgcgctttacagttactctccaaaaaaacatgcctccattaaagtaaatggagcctggatctacaggttattagtaggagcgatgattggttgctataggaacaaaagacattcatagtataagaagcttatatgtgaggtaataagatgtcggtggggagacagacggggaaagcgacagacggggaaagcgacagactgagcacattacttggccaattaagTTAAATCTGTGtgtaatatctgtggtgttgaaatatatgttgtgaaatgcttctattagcttagtttttgccttttaataattacatttctatctatttgttttgtggtgtttgtgtgcagaatacatttttgttaatacattctattttgttaacaacagttattaaattattaatatataatataacaGTTATTAAGTTATTATTGTCTTAaaacaatataccgtatttttcggaccataagaagcactttttttcccccaaatgttgggggaaagttgggggtgcgtcttatggtctgactatagggctgcggccgggaatgagggtgctgcggtggagcgggtcatcgggggcatgagcaggcagtagcagcgcctgccgtgaccacgtgggcccgctcattacatatgcacgcccatctctcagc contains:
- the WFS1 gene encoding wolframin, producing MDSDTTTTAPHLLGRSQLNAATSPDGNEDNQRAGPSSPGSPMVFAAVPEAMNEDQETTSQELLEKARAGDAKAQSEIGKYYLKLAEEEDEEVNSCAAVDWLIQAAKQGRRDAVKLLRRCLADRRGITNENESEVKKLSTETDLERAVRKAALVMYWKLNPKKKKQLSVSELLENVGQVNAEDGEQPPGPIPKAAQKERRVLERLVSCESKSFIAVDDFVEITKKYAKGIVPSHLFLDDNEDDEFAGKSPEELPLRQKIVKYPLHVIMELKEYLIDMASKAGMHWLSTIMPTHHINALIFFFIISNLTIDFFAFFIPLVIFYLSFISMVICTLKVFQDSKAWENFRALTDLLLRFEPNLDVEQAEVNFGWNHLEPYLYFLISVFFVIFSFPISDRHWIPCSELAIVSIFFTITSYLSLSTSAEPYTRRALITEIAAGALTFVGVLPDSVPYISLLSKTFFAVPVGHFIVFHISIPCIFFIYLFYLFFRMAQLRNFKGVYCYLVPYLVCFMWCELSVVILRESTTIGLIRASIGYFFFIFALPILLVGIAVICVVHFIKWFLTLELTKIVVTLVLCTVPIGLRWWSKANYSAVEMFKSLTKSSIVKLILVWITAIFMFCWVYVYRSEGMKVYNSTLTWQQYSFLCGPRAWKETNMARTQILCSHLEGHRVTWTGRFKYVRVTEIDNSAESAVNMLPLYIGDWMRCLYGEAYPLCDPQNVTMEEEELCRLKFLSKFACHMKKFDRYKFEISVGMPLNNKNGNRTLEEDDVTKDIVLKASNEFKTVLLSLRQGSIIEFSTILEGRLGSKWPVFELKAIGCLNCLAKLTPSSRHVKIEHDWRLNVHIAIKFAFDFFFSPFLSAV